From a region of the Acidobacteriota bacterium genome:
- a CDS encoding OmpA family protein: MAMLTGGDFFSFDHAGTFTARLGHRLSDRWRLNLEYAAFSFSNDTQADSLSSIAGLSNNSPLDFEATRLTAAVDRLLFPGGRWLNVTAGLGGGLLVWRAVNPNTNTTYEVLGIRKQSTDFAASELIAQTSAGIMVAPSSRWSLHFRGSADFLTGAGAEFEDAMSSSRDRWLLGASATLEVHFGATTSGPNWPSEQAWNQPLEVSPAPRTFGSPDSDGDGVPDQIDRCLNSPRGVTVDRAGCPIDTDHDGVPDGLDDCPGTDVGGQGAVDIYGCPVDSDFDGIPDFRDACPDGPIGGRIDSTGCPTDADSDGVPDGLDDCPLTLPGLAVDRNGCIDLSMFAAPMVLNIDYPPGSFEIDPNNKKRVTRLAGLLNFVPDIKLEVNGYTDNIGTSVANKRLSEKRARRVRDFLVTLGVAPDRIKVFGCGETDFVASNQTAEGRAKNRRIEIKFYR; this comes from the coding sequence ATGGCCATGCTGACGGGCGGCGACTTTTTCAGTTTTGACCACGCCGGCACGTTTACTGCCCGGCTTGGCCACCGCCTCAGCGACCGGTGGCGGCTCAACCTGGAGTACGCGGCCTTTTCCTTTTCGAATGATACCCAGGCGGATTCCTTGTCGTCCATCGCCGGTCTGAGCAACAACTCGCCGCTCGACTTCGAAGCCACCCGGCTTACCGCCGCCGTCGATCGCCTCCTTTTTCCCGGTGGGCGCTGGCTCAACGTGACGGCGGGGCTGGGCGGCGGCCTTCTTGTCTGGCGGGCGGTTAACCCGAACACCAACACCACCTACGAGGTCCTGGGGATCAGGAAGCAGTCGACCGACTTTGCCGCCAGCGAACTGATAGCTCAGACCTCAGCGGGCATCATGGTGGCTCCGTCATCGCGCTGGTCCCTGCACTTTCGCGGCTCAGCAGATTTCCTCACCGGGGCAGGCGCCGAGTTCGAGGACGCCATGTCCTCGTCCCGCGACCGCTGGCTTCTTGGAGCCTCCGCCACTCTGGAGGTTCATTTTGGAGCCACCACGTCCGGGCCCAACTGGCCTTCCGAGCAGGCCTGGAACCAGCCTCTCGAAGTTAGCCCTGCGCCCCGGACGTTCGGGTCACCTGACAGTGACGGTGACGGCGTGCCTGACCAGATTGATCGGTGCCTGAACAGCCCTCGGGGCGTGACGGTTGACCGAGCCGGGTGCCCGATTGACACTGATCACGACGGCGTGCCTGACGGGCTCGATGACTGTCCCGGCACCGACGTCGGCGGGCAGGGTGCGGTGGATATTTACGGCTGCCCCGTTGACTCTGATTTCGACGGAATCCCTGATTTTCGGGACGCCTGTCCCGACGGCCCCATCGGCGGGCGGATCGACTCGACCGGGTGTCCGACGGATGCTGACTCCGACGGGGTGCCTGACGGCCTGGACGACTGCCCGCTCACGCTCCCGGGCCTGGCGGTGGATCGGAACGGCTGCATTGACCTGTCGATGTTTGCGGCACCCATGGTGCTCAATATCGATTATCCTCCGGGCTCGTTTGAGATCGATCCCAACAACAAGAAGCGGGTTACGAGGCTGGCCGGCCTGCTGAACTTCGTCCCGGACATCAAACTGGAAGTCAACGGTTACACCGACAACATCGGGACCTCGGTCGCCAATAAACGACTCTCCGAGAAGCGTGCCCGACGGGTTCGGGATTTCCTCGTCACGCTCGGCGTGGCACCCGACCGCATCAAGGTATTCGGGTGCGGTGAGACCGATTTTGTCGCCTCCAATCAAACGGCCGAGGGACGTGCCAAGAATCGACGTATCGAGATAAAGTTCTACCGGTGA
- a CDS encoding 2'-5' RNA ligase family protein: MYRRLADTSHSFSCQDFSGRRSSRYAVVIFLPPELDSIVAPLRERFDPDYGVISSHVTIVFPFESTKSLDDVSLIVRDEIDRIRSLEIELSSIGDFYPSFPVICWRVKDNVTLTTAHRRLYARLDLPLPHKQYSPHVTVAREISHHRVMLVKEKIVSYLPDEKFRVRAVDLVSPVADHNWVSVRTFPLAAG; this comes from the coding sequence ATGTACAGGCGACTTGCGGACACCAGTCACAGTTTCAGCTGCCAGGACTTCTCCGGGCGGCGGTCCAGTCGTTATGCCGTGGTCATATTCCTGCCGCCCGAACTGGACTCCATTGTAGCTCCTCTGCGCGAAAGGTTTGACCCGGACTACGGCGTGATCAGTTCTCATGTCACCATTGTCTTTCCTTTTGAGAGCACCAAATCCCTGGATGACGTCTCCTTGATCGTGCGAGACGAGATTGACCGCATCAGGTCCCTGGAGATCGAACTGAGTTCAATCGGAGATTTCTATCCTTCCTTCCCGGTGATTTGCTGGAGGGTGAAGGATAACGTGACGCTGACGACCGCACACCGGAGGCTGTACGCACGCCTCGATCTCCCGCTGCCGCACAAACAGTACAGCCCGCACGTGACGGTCGCGCGTGAGATATCGCATCACCGGGTGATGCTGGTCAAGGAGAAGATTGTCAGCTATCTGCCCGACGAGAAATTCCGTGTCCGCGCGGTGGATCTCGTGTCTCCGGTGGCTGACCACAACTGGGTCTCCGTTCGTACTTTCCCGTTGGCTGCCGGCTGA
- a CDS encoding multiheme c-type cytochrome → MKKLAIIAVLFVGLLAVWTVMAMAEETKGAKEAEKVAHEYVGAAKCKVCHKPQYTAWAETGHAKAFEGLSAEEKKKAECTGCHVTGTTADTTLLEGVQCEACHGPGSDYKSPTIKSKKKWAEDREAQKKLAIEAGLIYPKEENCTRCHKKEGNPNFKPFDFAKSKPLVHPVAAEKPME, encoded by the coding sequence ATGAAGAAACTAGCGATTATTGCTGTACTCTTCGTGGGCCTGCTGGCAGTCTGGACGGTCATGGCCATGGCCGAGGAAACCAAGGGTGCCAAGGAAGCCGAAAAGGTCGCCCACGAATATGTCGGAGCAGCCAAGTGCAAGGTCTGCCATAAGCCCCAGTACACGGCGTGGGCCGAAACCGGCCACGCCAAGGCCTTCGAGGGTCTCTCCGCGGAAGAAAAGAAGAAGGCGGAGTGCACCGGGTGTCACGTTACCGGCACGACCGCCGATACAACCTTGCTGGAAGGGGTGCAATGCGAGGCATGCCACGGTCCTGGCAGCGACTACAAATCCCCGACGATCAAAAGCAAGAAAAAGTGGGCCGAGGATCGGGAAGCGCAGAAGAAGCTGGCGATCGAGGCGGGACTGATCTACCCCAAGGAAGAGAACTGCACGCGGTGCCACAAGAAAGAGGGTAACCCGAATTTCAAGCCGTTCGACTTCGCCAAGTCAAAGCCGCTCGTCCATCCCGTGGCGGCTGAAAAGCCCATGGAATAG
- a CDS encoding glycosyltransferase family 4 protein yields the protein MNILVVSQHFPPERGAVRRLFEFSRFFVQNGHNVSVLTAVPNYPDGVVPPKYRGKFFCTEEMDGVKVYRSWVLPASNRYPGRRMIGFVIFLFTALINSFRIRGRCDLILASTPPVNTPVIGWVLSKLWRCRFVIEIRDLQPESSEEFGNLDRSLFTRMLRKLMHGLYRRAEKLVAVTDGISDYLQVLGVPASRIATIKSGFSSEFVTADHNGIRLKYGWEDKFLILYAGTLGWAHSLETLIEAARQLTDHPDLQFVFVGDGGKRGGLEGMVRDYGLKNVQFIGAQPLESIPYFLKASDVLIEILKEAPVTKGTFPCKLFEYMASGRPILFGATDCEAVRELRAAGKALSFRTDDVEGLCDLILKLKSGHIDGNGLGQRYQEHALRFHYRERWAKQYLKHLEQD from the coding sequence ATGAATATACTCGTTGTATCGCAGCACTTTCCGCCTGAGCGTGGGGCCGTCAGGCGGCTTTTTGAATTCTCGCGCTTTTTCGTTCAAAACGGACATAACGTTTCGGTTCTGACGGCAGTGCCGAACTACCCCGACGGCGTTGTCCCTCCGAAATACCGGGGCAAGTTCTTCTGTACCGAGGAGATGGACGGGGTAAAGGTGTACCGCAGCTGGGTCCTGCCGGCCTCGAACCGTTACCCGGGCAGGCGCATGATCGGCTTTGTCATCTTTCTGTTCACGGCGCTGATCAACTCTTTCCGGATTCGGGGCCGCTGTGATCTCATTCTGGCCTCCACGCCGCCGGTGAACACGCCCGTCATCGGCTGGGTGCTGAGCAAATTGTGGCGCTGCCGGTTCGTAATCGAAATCCGGGACCTTCAGCCGGAGTCGAGCGAAGAATTCGGAAACCTTGACCGTTCGCTCTTCACGCGGATGTTAAGGAAGCTCATGCACGGGCTGTACCGCCGCGCCGAGAAGCTCGTGGCGGTGACCGACGGTATCAGTGACTACCTGCAGGTACTCGGTGTTCCGGCTTCCAGGATAGCAACTATCAAGTCCGGATTCAGCAGCGAGTTCGTTACGGCCGACCATAACGGCATCCGACTCAAGTACGGCTGGGAGGACAAGTTCCTGATCCTGTATGCCGGGACCCTTGGCTGGGCGCACTCACTGGAGACCCTTATCGAGGCGGCCCGCCAGTTGACGGATCATCCCGACCTTCAGTTTGTGTTCGTGGGTGACGGCGGCAAGCGTGGCGGCCTTGAAGGTATGGTCCGTGATTACGGCCTGAAGAACGTCCAGTTTATCGGTGCGCAACCGCTGGAAAGCATCCCCTATTTCCTCAAGGCCAGCGACGTACTGATCGAGATCCTCAAGGAAGCCCCCGTAACCAAGGGCACATTTCCCTGCAAGCTGTTCGAGTACATGGCCTCAGGGCGCCCCATCCTGTTCGGAGCCACCGATTGTGAAGCCGTCCGGGAGCTGCGGGCGGCCGGTAAGGCCCTGTCCTTCAGAACTGACGACGTCGAGGGGCTGTGTGACCTTATCCTCAAGCTCAAGTCAGGGCACATTGACGGCAACGGACTCGGGCAAAGATATCAGGAGCACGCCCTTCGTTTCCACTACCGCGAGCGCTGGGCCAAGCAGTATCTGAAACACCTCGAGCAAGACTGA
- a CDS encoding aminotransferase class V-fold PLP-dependent enzyme, translating to MCSRVKQAISELNVTIADLPDLLLGADTVVPTMHGPKRYINFDNAASTPTFRPIAEAVVSFLKWYSNVHRGTGFKSQLSSWAYDAYRSIVADFVGADLETQVVLFTKNSTEAINKLAQRLNLSRDDVVLTTLMEHHSNELPWRRVARVEHVGLNEDGTIDKDHFLSLQKRFGSAVKVVAITGASNVSGYINDVDFFAREAHRAGAKIIVDGAQLMPHRPVDVKPDDPEHRIDYLVFSAHKMYAPFGVGVLVGDRKTFEEGDPFEVGGGVVDIVTLENAYWADLPEKEEAGTPDIIGVVALGKVIRLFQALGWDGIIGHESALIAHALTELKKIPQVTIYGDTDPANASRRLGVFSFNLENISHALAAAILSYEGGIGVRAGCFCAHMYVKELLHVTPEQSEVYEAEILARDRSHLPGAVRASFGIYNTRDEVDRLVSMVKKMAAGDYSGDYVLDREKGEYAPKNFKYHYDEYYRL from the coding sequence ATGTGTTCACGCGTCAAGCAAGCCATCAGCGAACTGAATGTGACGATTGCAGATCTGCCCGACCTTCTGCTCGGTGCCGACACCGTCGTTCCCACCATGCACGGGCCGAAACGATACATAAACTTCGACAACGCTGCGTCGACTCCGACCTTTCGGCCCATTGCCGAGGCCGTGGTGTCGTTCCTGAAATGGTATTCGAACGTGCATCGCGGCACCGGGTTCAAGTCGCAGTTGTCGAGCTGGGCTTATGACGCCTATCGCAGCATCGTGGCGGACTTCGTCGGCGCCGACCTCGAAACGCAGGTTGTCCTTTTCACCAAGAACTCCACCGAAGCCATCAACAAACTGGCGCAACGGCTGAACCTGAGCAGGGACGACGTCGTTCTGACAACGCTGATGGAGCACCATTCCAACGAACTGCCCTGGCGGCGGGTGGCACGAGTGGAGCACGTCGGTTTGAATGAAGACGGCACGATTGACAAGGACCACTTCCTGTCGCTGCAGAAGCGGTTTGGATCGGCGGTGAAAGTGGTGGCCATCACCGGCGCGTCAAACGTCTCCGGGTACATCAACGACGTGGACTTCTTTGCCCGGGAGGCCCACCGCGCCGGGGCGAAGATCATCGTCGACGGAGCCCAGTTGATGCCGCACCGGCCGGTTGACGTAAAACCGGACGACCCCGAACACCGCATCGATTACCTCGTCTTCTCGGCCCACAAGATGTACGCCCCCTTCGGCGTGGGCGTGCTCGTAGGTGACAGGAAAACGTTTGAAGAAGGCGACCCGTTCGAGGTCGGGGGCGGCGTCGTGGACATTGTAACGCTCGAGAACGCCTACTGGGCTGATCTTCCGGAGAAAGAGGAAGCCGGCACCCCGGACATCATCGGTGTCGTCGCCCTCGGCAAGGTCATCCGGCTGTTTCAGGCGCTTGGCTGGGACGGGATCATAGGCCACGAGTCAGCGTTGATAGCCCACGCTCTCACCGAGCTGAAGAAGATCCCGCAGGTGACCATATACGGTGACACCGACCCGGCGAACGCCTCGCGGAGGCTCGGCGTCTTTTCGTTCAACCTCGAGAATATCAGCCATGCCCTTGCGGCGGCGATCCTCAGCTACGAGGGCGGCATCGGGGTCAGGGCTGGCTGTTTCTGCGCTCACATGTACGTAAAGGAGCTGCTGCACGTTACGCCGGAGCAGTCAGAGGTGTACGAGGCGGAAATCCTGGCCCGCGACCGGTCGCATCTGCCGGGAGCCGTACGCGCCTCGTTCGGAATCTACAACACCAGGGATGAGGTTGACCGCCTCGTGTCAATGGTCAAAAAGATGGCCGCGGGGGACTATTCCGGCGACTACGTGCTTGACAGGGAAAAGGGTGAGTACGCGCCGAAAAACTTCAAGTATCACTACGACGAATACTACCGTCTCTGA
- a CDS encoding GYD domain-containing protein codes for MKTFVMMTKVASQDAALVEVASRLQHRERLGTTWVDKVKEKCPQVKFLAHYLLLGPWDYMDIYEAPDEEVAAMVSIISRAHGAHQVESWVAIPNKQLDKLGEACDE; via the coding sequence ATGAAGACGTTCGTCATGATGACGAAAGTGGCTTCGCAGGACGCTGCGCTTGTCGAGGTTGCCTCGCGCCTGCAGCACCGGGAACGGCTGGGAACCACCTGGGTGGACAAGGTCAAGGAGAAGTGCCCGCAGGTGAAGTTCCTTGCTCACTACCTTCTGCTGGGACCGTGGGACTACATGGACATCTATGAGGCACCCGATGAGGAGGTGGCGGCCATGGTCTCCATCATCAGCCGGGCGCACGGCGCCCACCAGGTGGAAAGCTGGGTAGCTATTCCCAATAAGCAACTGGACAAACTCGGCGAGGCGTGCGACGAATAG
- the pruA gene encoding L-glutamate gamma-semialdehyde dehydrogenase, with translation MGIYATPVPGNEPVRNYAPGSVDRTGIEQAIERLKADPLDIPLIINGKEVRTDRKVEIRAPHNLDLVLGHYYQAGEAEIQTAIDTALEAQKTWALMPWEHRASIFLKAADLLAGPYRYLLNAATMLAHSKNVFQAEIDAVCELVDFWRFNVHYMEQIYRIQPGSAAGIWNRLDHRPLEGFVFAVTPFNFVSINGNLPTAPAMIGNVSVWKPASTAAYTSHFLMQILREAGLPDGVINIVFARGADIGDLVLKNEHLAGIHFTGSTATFQHMWKTVGTNIAGYRCYPRIVGETGGKDFIFAHASADVEAVATAVTRGAFEYQGQKCSAASRCYIPKSIWPEVSRLLVKQVGELKMGDPEDFGNFVNACIDENAFKSITAYIDYARESKDAEFLCGGDYDGSKGYFISPTVIVTKDPSFKLMKEEIFGPVVTIYVYDDAAYANTLHLCDQTSPYALTGAIFGTDRKAIALGERTLRNAAGNFYINDKPTGAVVGQQPFGGGRASGTNDKAGGIQNMLRWTSPRTIKENFVPPKDYRYPFMG, from the coding sequence ATGGGCATTTATGCTACGCCGGTTCCCGGGAACGAGCCGGTAAGAAACTACGCACCCGGCTCGGTTGACCGTACCGGAATCGAGCAGGCCATCGAACGGCTCAAAGCCGACCCGCTGGACATTCCGCTGATCATTAACGGGAAAGAGGTTCGCACCGACCGAAAGGTGGAGATACGAGCGCCACATAATCTTGATCTCGTGCTCGGTCATTACTACCAGGCGGGCGAAGCCGAGATTCAGACGGCTATTGACACGGCCCTGGAGGCGCAGAAAACCTGGGCCCTGATGCCGTGGGAACACCGGGCATCCATTTTCCTGAAGGCGGCCGACCTGCTGGCCGGACCGTATCGCTATCTATTGAACGCCGCCACCATGCTGGCCCATTCCAAGAATGTCTTTCAGGCCGAGATTGACGCCGTCTGCGAGCTGGTCGACTTCTGGCGCTTCAACGTGCACTACATGGAACAGATATACCGGATTCAGCCGGGCAGCGCGGCGGGGATATGGAACCGCCTGGATCATCGTCCGCTGGAAGGGTTCGTCTTTGCCGTGACACCGTTCAACTTCGTTTCCATCAACGGCAACCTGCCCACGGCCCCGGCCATGATCGGCAACGTGTCGGTCTGGAAACCGGCCTCCACGGCCGCGTACACTTCGCACTTCCTGATGCAAATCCTCCGGGAGGCGGGCCTTCCCGACGGCGTGATCAACATAGTCTTCGCCCGTGGCGCCGATATCGGCGACCTCGTTCTGAAAAACGAGCACCTGGCGGGGATTCACTTCACCGGCTCGACGGCCACTTTCCAGCACATGTGGAAGACCGTCGGCACGAACATCGCCGGCTACCGCTGTTACCCGCGCATCGTCGGCGAGACCGGCGGGAAGGACTTCATATTTGCGCATGCCTCGGCCGACGTCGAGGCGGTGGCGACGGCCGTCACCCGGGGTGCGTTCGAATACCAGGGACAGAAGTGCTCGGCCGCCTCGCGTTGTTACATACCGAAATCGATCTGGCCCGAGGTCAGCCGGCTGCTGGTCAAGCAGGTGGGCGAGCTGAAAATGGGCGACCCGGAGGATTTCGGGAATTTCGTGAACGCCTGCATTGACGAAAACGCGTTCAAGTCGATAACGGCATACATCGATTACGCCAGAGAATCCAAAGACGCGGAGTTCCTGTGCGGGGGCGATTATGACGGTTCGAAAGGATATTTCATCTCGCCGACCGTAATCGTGACGAAAGACCCGAGCTTCAAGCTCATGAAGGAAGAGATCTTCGGGCCGGTCGTGACGATTTACGTTTACGATGACGCGGCGTACGCCAACACCCTGCACCTGTGCGACCAGACCTCTCCGTACGCCCTGACCGGGGCGATTTTCGGCACCGACCGAAAGGCGATTGCGCTGGGGGAACGAACACTCCGGAACGCGGCGGGCAATTTCTACATCAACGACAAGCCCACGGGGGCGGTCGTCGGACAACAGCCGTTCGGGGGCGGCCGCGCCTCCGGCACGAACGACAAGGCCGGCGGGATCCAGAACATGCTTCGATGGACCTCACCGCGCACAATCAAAGAGAACTTCGTTCCGCCCAAAGATTACCGGTACCCGTTCATGGGATAG
- a CDS encoding PaaI family thioesterase, which yields MAALSPKRTEYRKAVQELHKVTPLAGHLGVVLDQVGPGQVTVHMDVRAEYGQQHGYVHAGIMATLADIACGLAAYSLMAEGETVLSVNMNLSLLRPAKGGCITADARVVSAGRRLYFTEAVLFDENRSAEEPLARAAIVMTSAPRQGSDRDEDSGRRGRSV from the coding sequence GTGGCAGCACTCTCGCCGAAACGAACGGAGTACAGAAAGGCGGTCCAGGAGCTTCACAAGGTGACACCCCTGGCCGGCCATTTGGGAGTTGTGCTCGACCAGGTCGGGCCGGGGCAGGTGACTGTCCACATGGACGTGAGGGCGGAATACGGCCAGCAGCACGGCTACGTTCACGCCGGCATCATGGCAACACTGGCCGATATCGCCTGCGGCCTGGCGGCCTATTCGCTGATGGCGGAGGGCGAGACCGTGCTCTCGGTAAACATGAACCTGTCGCTGCTGCGGCCCGCCAAAGGGGGATGCATCACGGCCGACGCGCGAGTCGTCAGCGCCGGCAGGCGCCTGTACTTCACGGAAGCCGTGTTGTTCGACGAAAACAGGTCAGCGGAAGAACCGCTTGCCCGGGCAGCCATTGTGATGACGTCGGCACCCCGGCAGGGGTCTGATCGTGATGAGGATTCCGGTCGGCGCGGCAGGTCGGTCTGA
- a CDS encoding HAMP domain-containing sensor histidine kinase yields MLSGTKKLVLIAMFAVFFIILVNLAWWFYYQKTAQLLDDQLSRRLSAVAASASVMIGPLKIDGLLTGDIEAYAHVTSLLADLQVADSLAELFILDEDYRYLATTAIEPDTTYFLAALNGRYIDSLFFGRSSRPVVTPTYRTGRLFLKSAFAPLYGPEGYVMAVLGVEANVDYFDVLAELRRNLWYASLFSVLGGLILGAVFLLLQRRVGRAEQQLFLGQTHAYLGRMVAVVAHELKNPLMIIRGSAERLVKTGDAPEARYVVEEVDRLNRIVSGYLEFARADRSLLSADPPEDFDPIRLLADTKKHFMERYRAEQVSWLSPEPGGSTSMVGHPRALRQVLLNLLFNGAEACQQAGKPIAVGIEMKDRAALVELAVIDHGAGMSRKEARKAFTPFFTTKQKGSGLGLYLSRKIIAEMGGDIEIRSVVGEETRIVIRLPRKPKT; encoded by the coding sequence ATGTTGTCCGGCACGAAAAAGCTCGTTTTGATCGCCATGTTTGCGGTCTTCTTTATCATCCTGGTTAACCTCGCGTGGTGGTTCTACTATCAGAAGACGGCGCAACTGCTGGACGACCAGCTCAGCCGCAGGCTGAGTGCCGTGGCGGCCTCTGCTTCCGTGATGATTGGGCCGCTGAAGATCGATGGTCTTCTAACCGGTGACATCGAGGCCTACGCCCACGTGACGTCGTTACTGGCCGATTTGCAGGTCGCCGATTCTCTGGCTGAATTGTTCATCCTGGACGAGGACTACCGCTATCTTGCCACGACGGCCATTGAACCTGACACGACCTATTTCCTTGCGGCGCTGAACGGACGGTACATCGATTCCCTCTTCTTCGGCCGTTCTTCCAGACCCGTAGTCACGCCTACCTACCGGACCGGGCGGCTTTTTCTGAAATCCGCTTTTGCGCCCCTTTACGGCCCGGAGGGGTATGTCATGGCCGTTCTGGGAGTCGAGGCTAACGTTGACTATTTCGACGTTCTGGCCGAACTTCGGCGAAACCTGTGGTACGCCTCTCTTTTCTCCGTCCTCGGGGGGTTGATTCTCGGAGCCGTTTTTCTCCTCTTGCAGCGCCGAGTCGGCCGGGCGGAGCAGCAGCTTTTTCTGGGGCAGACGCATGCCTATCTCGGCAGGATGGTCGCGGTCGTGGCCCACGAACTTAAGAATCCCCTGATGATTATCCGTGGTTCGGCCGAACGCCTCGTCAAGACTGGCGACGCTCCCGAGGCCCGCTACGTAGTCGAGGAGGTTGACCGTCTTAACCGGATCGTATCCGGCTACCTGGAGTTTGCCAGAGCCGACCGTTCACTCCTTTCTGCCGACCCCCCGGAAGACTTCGACCCGATACGGCTCCTCGCGGACACGAAGAAGCATTTCATGGAGCGGTACCGGGCCGAACAGGTAAGCTGGCTCAGCCCCGAGCCGGGCGGATCGACATCTATGGTTGGGCACCCGCGGGCTTTGCGGCAGGTTCTGCTTAACCTGCTTTTCAACGGAGCCGAAGCCTGCCAGCAGGCAGGCAAGCCCATCGCGGTGGGCATCGAAATGAAAGACCGGGCGGCGCTGGTGGAACTGGCTGTGATCGATCACGGAGCCGGGATGTCCCGCAAAGAGGCCAGAAAAGCCTTTACGCCGTTTTTCACCACCAAGCAGAAAGGCTCGGGCCTCGGCCTGTACCTGAGCCGGAAAATAATCGCCGAGATGGGTGGCGATATCGAGATTCGCTCCGTCGTCGGCGAAGAAACGCGAATCGTAATCCGTCTGCCGAGAAAGCCGAAAACCTGA
- a CDS encoding sigma-54 dependent transcriptional regulator — protein sequence MARILVVDDEPKMTSLVCGALEDEGHDVTTTISPDEALRLIDEHAFDIVITDLAMPEISGMEILDKALEKEGVDVIMMTAYGTVDTAVSAMKKGAADYLLKPFSLEELTILVSKLVEKQKLSSLAGHYAQQLKQQCASEFVGSSPAAERVRRMVRQVAPTDTTVLLAGESGTGKELAARMIHDLSPRRDKAFIAVNCAAIPETLLESELFGHEKGAFTGAVGRKRGRFELAEGGTLFLDEIGEMSPAMQAKMLRVLEEKKIVRVGGVDSFHVDARLVTATNRDLRQEITTGRFREDLYFRLNVFPIALPTLSERGGDVLELAKFFLRQQNFPYPELDPVVKETLLGYDWPGNVRELRNVLERAAILSGGEPLAAEDLAIAPQDTPIVQTESGSTREHVGLEKAEKVMILKALEQAGGNKTEAARLLRISRRRLYSRMKVHGISP from the coding sequence ATGGCCAGAATACTTGTTGTCGATGACGAACCCAAGATGACTTCGCTGGTGTGCGGGGCGTTGGAGGACGAAGGCCACGACGTAACGACCACGATCTCCCCTGACGAGGCGTTGCGCCTGATTGACGAGCACGCCTTTGATATTGTCATTACCGATCTGGCCATGCCGGAGATCTCAGGCATGGAGATTCTTGACAAGGCGCTCGAAAAAGAGGGTGTCGACGTTATCATGATGACCGCTTACGGGACGGTCGATACGGCCGTTTCGGCCATGAAAAAGGGCGCCGCCGACTACCTGCTCAAGCCCTTCTCCCTGGAGGAGCTGACCATTTTAGTCTCCAAGCTGGTCGAGAAACAGAAACTCAGTTCGCTGGCCGGGCACTATGCGCAGCAACTGAAGCAGCAATGCGCCTCCGAGTTCGTCGGATCATCGCCGGCCGCCGAGCGGGTCCGGCGAATGGTGCGACAGGTGGCGCCGACCGATACCACCGTACTGCTGGCCGGTGAGTCGGGAACGGGCAAGGAACTGGCCGCAAGAATGATCCATGACCTGTCGCCTCGGCGCGACAAGGCCTTCATCGCGGTCAACTGCGCCGCTATCCCGGAGACCCTGCTGGAGTCCGAGCTTTTCGGGCATGAAAAAGGAGCCTTTACCGGCGCCGTCGGCCGCAAGCGGGGGCGCTTTGAGCTGGCCGAAGGAGGCACCCTGTTTCTTGATGAGATCGGTGAAATGTCCCCTGCCATGCAGGCAAAGATGCTCCGGGTTCTCGAGGAGAAGAAAATCGTTCGGGTCGGCGGCGTGGACAGCTTTCACGTCGATGCCCGGCTGGTGACAGCCACCAACCGGGATCTCAGGCAGGAAATCACGACCGGGCGTTTCCGGGAGGACCTGTATTTCCGGCTCAACGTCTTCCCGATCGCACTGCCCACCCTTAGCGAACGTGGCGGCGACGTTCTCGAACTGGCCAAATTCTTCCTCCGACAGCAGAATTTTCCTTACCCGGAGCTTGACCCGGTCGTAAAGGAGACTCTGCTCGGCTATGACTGGCCGGGCAACGTCCGTGAATTGCGCAACGTTCTGGAGCGGGCGGCCATCCTGTCCGGCGGCGAGCCGCTGGCCGCTGAGGATCTCGCTATTGCGCCGCAGGACACCCCGATCGTGCAGACTGAATCCGGGAGCACGCGGGAGCACGTGGGCCTGGAGAAGGCGGAGAAGGTGATGATCCTGAAGGCACTTGAGCAGGCTGGTGGCAACAAGACCGAGGCGGCGCGTCTGCTCAGGATATCGCGGCGCCGGCTCTACAGCCGGATGAAGGTGCACGGTATCAGTCCGTAA